A region from the Vicia villosa cultivar HV-30 ecotype Madison, WI linkage group LG3, Vvil1.0, whole genome shotgun sequence genome encodes:
- the LOC131659753 gene encoding uncharacterized protein LOC131659753, producing the protein MKKVSNLQKKTAAAQKGEQVIANFRLPLFRSSAELAKKYDIKCEMVNNNNREGTSKVGIRPPFVPASRELFNLSKFETAASKIDSSANVFYPTKMRTRQTTPRKVGAECTDSRTMQQVNPKTGPEIASRTMQQVNPKTGPEIASRTRQQLAKKTGPEIVDSRTRQQQGNDKQNPSSASAKQPQGSAKQQQVSSAKQVSSKQQQVSSAKQVSSAKQQASSANQKRPSIASQQLPSSAKQNTSTAKQQPKEKRVADTADSRSNQNRMKRAMIEVDGNSGTGQGSGLKKTKRSPMCKSTSIEEFLKENGENSEEDECENLEEEENMMGEEENTQQNGSKQTEGASKKRTRGPTKCLKIHARKSADREEVVLDDDGEPIGPNDRTVTDLSCFLGTVARNSDLCPLVFTNFKALKKANKDRIWEFVTDKFIIPENGRRAVFSRINDAWRRFKKDLKKSCFLKYTTMSERLKHRPQTVPEVHFKQLISYWKNNNIQKISKINAVNRVKQKYMHRMGPTNFARIRAKLRAKKEDGKEVSQAEMFIETRQSRKGKQPDEETSSVISKLQESVQNSTESETFNSLFGKEKSGRVRCYGRTITPTMLKRKEEILVIKRQHNDEVAGMKREMDGMKALFKTMMKQQNPHMSDDEISNLMASAMGCSISSTAAPADPHSSASTHIPHCEQGGEEADCDEDMEEACDDHEDVEGGYAEDVEEGGCSEDVEEEQGEDQEE; encoded by the exons atgaagaaggtttcaaacttGCAAAAGAAGACGGCTGCCGCACAAAAGGGTGAACAAGTTATCGCCAATTTTCGGTTGCCTCTATTTAGATCTAGTGCTGAATTGGCTAAGAAGTATGATATCAAATGCGAGATGGTAAATAATAATAACCGTGAAGGAACTAGTAAAGTGGGCATCCGACCTCCTTTTGTGCCTGCATCTAGGGAACTATTCAACTTATCTAAGTTTGAAACTGCTGCTTCAAAGATTGATAGTTCGGCCAATGTGTTTTATCCAACCAAAATGAGGACAAGGCAGACAACTCCCAGAAAAGTAGGGGCTGAATGTACTGATTCAAGGACCATGCAGCAAGTGAATCCCAAAACAGGGCCTGAAATTGCTTCAAGGACCATGCAGCAAGTGAATCCCAAAACAGGGCCTGAAATTGCTTCAAGGACCAGGCAGCAACTTGCTAAAAAAACAGGGCCTGAAATTGTTGATTCAAGGACCAGGCAGCAGCAAGGAAATGATAAGCAGAATCCTTCAAGTGCAAGTGCAAAGCAGCCACAAGGAAGTGCAAAGCAACAACAAGTTTCAAGTGCTAAACAAGTTTCAAGCAAGCAGCAACAAGTTTCAAGTGCTAAACAAGTTTCAAGTGCTAAGCAACAAGCTTCGAGTGCGAATCAGAAACGTCCTTCAATTGCGTCTCAGCAACTTCCTTCAAGTGCAAAGCAGAATACTTCAACTGCAAAGCAGCAACCTAAGGAGAAACGGGTGGCTGACACTGCTGATTCAAGGTCAAACCAGAATCGTATGAAAAGGGCAATGATAGAAGTCGATGGAAATTCCGGGACAGGGCAAGGAAGTGGCTTGAAGAAGACAAAACGAAGCCCAATGTGTAAATCGACATCCattgaagaattcctcaaagaaaaTGGGGAAaatagtgaagaagatgaatgtgaGAATCTTGAGGAAGAAGAAAATATGATGGGTGAAGAGGAAAACACTCAGCAAAATGGAAGTAAACAAACTGAAG GGGCAAGTAAGAAAAGGACACGTGGACCAACTAAATGTTTGAAAATCCATGCTAGAAAGAGTGCGGATCGTGAAGAGGTGGTCTTAGACGATGATGGAGAACCTATTGGACCCAATGATCGAACCGTGACAGATTTGAGTTGTTTCCTTGGCACTGTCGCAAGGAATTCAGACTTGTGTCCCTTAGTTTTTACtaacttcaaagctttgaagaaaGCAAACAAGGACCGTATATGGGAATTTGTCACT GATAAATTCATTATCCCTGAAAATGGACGTAGAGCGGTTTTCTCTCGCATTAATGATGCTTGGAGGCGTTTCAAGAAAGATCTCAAAAAGAGTTGTTTTTTAAAGTACACTACTATGAGTGAAAGATTGAAGCATCGTCCCCAGACCGTACCTGAAGTTCATTTCAAGCAATTGATATCCTATTGGAAGAACAATAACATCCAA AAAATTAGCAAAATCAATGCTGTGAACAGAGTTAAGCAAAAGTATATGCATCGGATGGGCCCAACAAACTTTGCGAGGATTCGTGCAAAACTG CGTGCTAAGAAAGAGGACGGAAAGGAAGTTAGCCAGGCAGAGATGTTCATTGAGACTCGACAAAGTCGAAAAGGAAAACAGCCGGATGAGGAAACTTCAAGTGTAATT tctaagcttcaagaatcagtTCAGAATTCAACTGAATCTGAGACATTTAACTCCTTGTTTGGGAAAGAAAAATCTGGACGAGTTCGTTGCTATGGAAGAACAATAACACCTACCATgcttaaaagaaaagaagaaattctGGTTATTAAAAGGCAACATAATGATGAAGTGGCTGGCATGAAGAGGGAGATGGATGGTATGAAGGCGCTATTTAAGACAATGATGAAGCAACAAAACCCACATATGAGCGACGACGAGATCTCTAATTTGATGGCAAGTGCTATGGGCTGTTCCATTAGTTCTACTGCTGCTCCTGCTGATCCACATTCGTCTGCATCAACTCATATTCCGCATTGCGAACAG GGTGGAGAGGAAGCAGATTGTGATGAAGATATGGAAGAAGCTTGTGATGATCATGAAGATGTGGAAGGAGGTTATGCTGAAGATgttgaagaaggtggttgttcagaagatgtggaagaagagCAAGGAGAAGATCAAGAAGAATAG